A single window of Phlebotomus papatasi isolate M1 chromosome 4, Ppap_2.1, whole genome shotgun sequence DNA harbors:
- the LOC129808452 gene encoding uncharacterized protein LOC129808452, with protein MMAQNKLRVLQINLQHAKAASAVLNSCFAKNALDFALVQEPWVLQGCIRGIGSRHGADSLAPILLKIMRTSHAWAYMPKPWRLGNVIFIPKAGKRPRNNPKSYRPISLTSFLLKIMEKVIDRHIRDDVLPSKPVHQDQHAYQAGKSTETALFALVDRIEKALQDKEVSIAAFIDIEGAFDNTSYDRIHRCLNNRGVDSTTCRWITTMLGSRRIVTQYLAQTTAFSATKGCPQGGVLSPLLWTLVVDDLLTKLNEQGVAAQGYADDVVILAVGKFENTLMEQVQRALNTTGTWCREQGLRINPKKTVIVPFTKRRKLHFERMPLMDGETIEISNETNYLGVILDSKLGWKSHLNNVINKAHAALWTCRRYIGQTWGLNPKLMRWIYGAVVRPIITYASSVWWRVIELKGARTSLTRLQRLACLLITGAMTTTPTLAMERMLSMPPLHIHLEVQAKASLIRLLATSNIRVRNLDNVLINEISSNPILSMVSDKMTPSYRIDKPFNILIAEGSEWQSIHNSIEHSALVWYTDGSKMDDSSGAGVFGLRPKFKLHIPMGKYATVFQAEITAIWACIRENLRRQYQGQRIYILSDSQVSLLALKSDKITSKLVLGCLESLVTLGSSNRVTLVWVSGHMGIPGNEAADELARKGSNSPFIGPEPFCGISDATIKKEIHTWTQAREAEHWNNSTGLRQAKLFLIECSESQTREVYKMSRKKLREYTGLMTGHCHLRKHLYNIKVSQEYLCRFCGMEDETPVHILCYCEAVMCRRRVLLDSYVLEPHEIWKIKPEKILDFLKSLKLSGL; from the coding sequence CATGGAGCAGACTCTCTAGCTCCAATTCTATTAAAGATCATGAGAACTAGTCATGCTTGGGCATATATGCCTAAACCATGGAGATTGGGTAACGTAATCTTTATTCCTAAGGCAGGTAAAAGGCCGAGAAACAATCCTAAGTCTTATCGGCCAATAAGTCTTACATCTTTTCTCCTCAAAATTATGGAGAAAGTCATTGATAGGCATATTAGAGACGATGTTCTACCATCTAAACCGGTACATCAAGATCAACATGCATATCAAGCAGGTAAATCCACTGAGACCGCTCTTTTCGCTCTTGTAGATCGAATCGAGAAGGCTTTGCAAGATAAAGAAGTGTCTATAGCGGCTTTCATAGATATTGAAGGCGCTTTTGACAACACATCTTACGATCGTATTCACCGTTGCCTTAACAATAGGGGCGTTGACTCCACAACTTGTCGATGGATAACGACGATGTTGGGGAGTAGAAGGATCGTAACACAATATTTAGCTCAGACGACAGCTTTTTCTGCAACTAAAGGGTGTCCACAGGGAGGGGTATTGTCTCCCCTTCTCTGGACACTGGTTGTAGATGACTTGCTGACGAAGCTAAATGAACAAGGTGTAGCCGCCCAAGGCTATGCGGATGATGTGGTTATTCTAGCAGTAGGGAAGTTTGAAAACACCCTCATGGAACAGGTCCAGAGAGCTCTTAATACCACAGGGACTTGGTGCAGAGAGCAGGGACTAAGAATTAACCCAAAAAAGACAGTAATAGTCCCATTCACCAAAAGAAGGAAGCTCCACTTTGAAAGGATGCCACTTATGGATGGTGAAACCATTGAAATTTCTAACGAGACCAATTATCTAGGAGTAATCCTTGATAGCAAACTTGGCTGGAAATCTCATTTAAATAATGTTATAAACAAGGCCCATGCAGCACTTTGGACCTGTAGAAGGTACATCGGCCAAACATGGGGCCTAAATCCAAAACTTATGCGTTGGATATATGGAGCAGTTGTCAGACCTATCATCACATATGCATCAAGTGTATGGTGGCGTGTGATAGAGTTGAAAGGAGCTCGGACCAGTCTTACTAGACTGCAAAGATTGGCTTGCCTGTTAATAACAGGAGCAATGACAACGACTCCAACCCTTGCTATGGAAAGGATGCTCTCTATGCCTCCTTTGCACATACATCTAGAGGTGCAAGCTAAAGCTTCTCTTATCAGATTGCTGGCAACCAGCAATATTAGGGTAAGGAATTTGGACAATGTCCTAATCAATGAGATTAGCAGCAATCCAATCCTTTCAATGGTGTCAGACAAGATGACACCATCCTATAGAATTGACAAACCATTCAATATTCTTATTGCAGAGGGTTCTGAATGGCAATCAATTCATAATAGCATTGAGCACAGTGCTCTTGTTTGGTACACAGATGGGTCAAAAATGGATGACTCGTCGGGTGCAGGCGTGTTTGGACTCCGGCCTAAATTCAAGCTGCACATACCAATGGGTAAATATGCCACAGTCTTTCAAGCTGAAATAACAGCTATCTGGGCATGTATACGGGAAAATTTACGGAGACAATATCAGGGTCAACGTATCTATATTTTATCTGACAGTCAGGTCTCATTGTTAGCTCTAAAGTCTGATAAAATAACATCAAAACTCGTCTTGGGCTGCCTGGAGTCTCTCGTGACCCTGGGCTCTAGTAATAGAGTCACACTTGTGTGGGTATCGGGGCACATGGGGATTCCTGGTAATGAAGCCGCCGACGAGCTTGCAAGGAAAGGGTCAAACTCTCCTTTTATTGGACCAGAACCTTTCTGTGGCATTTCAGACGCCACAATTAAGAAAGAAATCCATACATGGACTCAAGCCAGGGAAGCCGAACACTGGAATAACAGTACAGGGCTCAGACAGGCCAAGTTATTCCTAATAGAATGCTCCGAGTCGCAAACTCGGGAGGTCTATAAGATGAGTAGGAAAAAACTCAGAGAATATACAGGGCTAATGACAGGACACTGCCATCTACGAAAGCATCTGTACAATATCAAAGTTTCACAGGAGTACCTCTGTAGATTCTGTGGAATGGAAGATGAAACGCCTGTACACATCTTATGCTATTGCGAAGCAGTAATGTGCAGAAGGCGTGTACTTCTAGACTCATATGTGCTTGAACCACATGAGATCTGGAAAATTAAGCCGGAAAAGATTCTAGACTTCCTTAAAAGTCTTAAACTGTCTGGCTTATAA